One genomic region from Gossypium hirsutum isolate 1008001.06 chromosome D13, Gossypium_hirsutum_v2.1, whole genome shotgun sequence encodes:
- the LOC107888361 gene encoding G patch domain-containing protein 8, with protein sequence MDYRRYNSSQGANLGTKQQISEEQAYQDSLVEDLAEDFRLPINHKPTENVDLDNVQQATLDTKLNSSNVGFRLLQKMGWKGKGLGKDEQGIIEPIRSGIRDPKLGIGKQEEDDFFTAEENIQRRKLDIEVEETEEHAKKREVLAEREQKIQTEVKEIRKVFYCELCNKQYKLAMEFEVHLSSYDHNHRKRFKEMREMHGSSSRDDRQKREQQRQEREMAKFAQMAGARKQQQQESREESGPATAPASSPAPAPAPAPAPAIATALADQEQRKTLKFGFSSKSSSSKNASGSAVKKPKVAVASVFGNDSDDE encoded by the exons ATGGACTACCGAAGATACAACAGTTCTCAAGGGGCAAACCTTGGAACTAAACAGCAAATTTCAGAAGAGCAA GCATACCAAGATTCTCTTGTTGAGGATTTGGCTGAAGATTTCCGCTTGCCAATCAATCACAAGCCAACAGAGAATGTTGATCTGGATAATGTTCAGCAAGCAACGTTAGATACAAAGTTGAATTCTTCAAATGTTGGGTTTAGGCTTCTTCAAAAAATGGGTTGGAAAGGAAAGGGTCTTGGGAAGGATGAACAGG GAATAATTGAGCCTATAAGATCTGGGATTAGAGATCCGAAGTTAGGGATTGGAAAACAAGAAGAAGATGATTTCTTCACTGCTGAAGAAAATATCCAGCGTAGGAAACTAGATATTGAGGTTGAGGAGACTGAGGAACATGCCAAGAAACGAGAG GTGTTAGCAGAACGTGAGCAGAAAATTCAAACGGAGGTGAAAGAAATACGCAAGGTGTTCTATTGTGAGCTTTGCAACAAGCAATACAAATTGGCTATGGAATTTGAGGTCCATCTGAGTTCATATGATCACAACCACAGAAAG CGCTttaaagaaatgagagaaatgcaTGGTAGTTCCAGTCGTGATGATCGACAAAAGCGAGAGCAGCAACGTCAGGAAAGAGAGATGGCTAAGTTTGCTCAAAT GGCTGGTGCTCGTAAACAGCAGCAGCAGGAGTCCCGGGAGGAATCTGGGCCTGCGACTGCTCCTGCTTCTTCTCCTGCTCCTGCTCCTGCTCCTGCTCCTGCTCCTGCCATTGCTACTGCACTTGCTGATCAGGAGCAGCGAAAGACGTTGAAGTTTGGTTTTTCTTCTAAAAGCAGCAGCTCTAAG
- the LOC121225165 gene encoding uncharacterized protein produces the protein MGGNKHKKSFSFFTSLFKGKKGRRDHDSYSYGDDAWGAARKIYPSDEDNTHRVVAEPGIDKRASAFIANFHATRVSEAIHHQQAG, from the coding sequence ATGGGTGGGAACAAGCACAAGAAGTCCTTCTCTTTCTTCACTAGCTTGTTTAAAGGCAAGAAGGGCCGTAGAGACCATGATTCTTACTCCTATGGGGATGATGCTTGGGGCGCCGCCAGGAAGATTTATCCCAGTGATGAAGACAATACTCACAGGGTGGTTGCTGAGCCCGGTATCGACAAGAGAGCTTCAGCTTTCATTGCTAATTTCCATGCAACTCGTGTTTCTGAAGCCATCCATCATCAACAAGCTggctga